The genomic stretch CAGCGTCGTCCACCTCGATCGCCGCACCGTGCTGCATGCGGGTGCGCAGCGCGGCCAGCTCATCCTGGAGCGTGCTCACCAGCAGCGGTCGCGACCACTGCCGCCGCAGCGGCGCGAACACATCGCCCGACAGTAGCCGGTCCACGGACGGAATGCTGCGGCGCGCGTCCTTCATGCTCAGGATCGACCCGTGCGCGGGATCGTGTCCGGAGACGCTGGCGGCGGCTGGATCGGCGCCGGCGGGCTCAGCTCGAACTGCGTCGAGCCCCCGCCGGTGAGGCGGTGCAGGTTGGTCACGCCGGATATGGAGATGGTATAGCTGCCCGGCACCAGCGGCCGCTCGAGACGCACGACCAGCGCGCGCGTGGGCAGCGCAGGGTCGACAGCACCACCACCGGGCGACACGCCAGGCCGCACCGGGACGGGCGCGGCGGGAGCCGCGAGGGTATCGCGCACCGCAGCTGCGGTGTCCGCGGCGGCCGCAGCGCTGTCGGCGGCGAGTCGTGCCGCGTTCCTCTCGGCGTTGAATACCACTTCCGACATGACGCGCGCACTCACGGCCCAGGCGCTGCTGTCGGGCAGCGTACTGACTGCAGCACGCGCATCCTGGAGTCCGGCTGCGGGATCGACGTAATCATCCAACTCGACACGCACGTGAAGCGAGTCCAGTGCCCTGGCACTCGTGACGCGCGGTGCCGTGGTGTCCGGAATGAGGACCTGGAAGACGAGCGCGACCGTGTCGGTCGGTTGCGCGAACAGTGCAGTGTGGCCGCTGTCGACCGGCTCCATGGCGTCGCGCCGGCGGTTGCGGTTCAGATCCTCATAGGCCCGTACATCGTATTGACCCACGGGAAGGTAGCGCAGCGAGTAGAAGCCGGAGCTGTCAGCGATGGCCGTGTAGCGTGCGCCCTCGGTACGGTGCACGGCATCGACGACGCCCTGGGGTG from Longimicrobiales bacterium encodes the following:
- a CDS encoding Ig-like domain-containing protein, which translates into the protein MRGAALLCALATGVLACARPFAPPGGERDVVAPRLVETVPAPLAVVEPGTAPAVIRFDERLSERGFSEALVSVSPLDSTLRVERSGSEVRVRIDGGWRPNRVYRVVLLPGASDLFGNARREPVELVFSTGAPVGSTALAGMVIDRLTGVGAPQGVVDAVHRTEGARYTAIADSSGFYSLRYLPVGQYDVRAYEDLNRNRRRDAMEPVDSGHTALFAQPTDTVALVFQVLIPDTTAPRVTSARALDSLHVRVELDDYVDPAAGLQDARAAVSTLPDSSAWAVSARVMSEVVFNAERNAARLAADSAAAAADTAAAVRDTLAAPAAPVPVRPGVSPGGGAVDPALPTRALVVRLERPLVPGSYTISISGVTNLHRLTGGGSTQFELSPPAPIQPPPASPDTIPRTGRS